In the genome of Cupriavidus taiwanensis, one region contains:
- a CDS encoding aliphatic sulfonate ABC transporter substrate-binding protein, with protein MTPTHNSRRRWLLAAAGAAAAAALPGVSLGQGLTTLRIGYQKSSTLMILLKSRQTLEKALAQKGVAVQWYEFTSGLPLLEALNLGNIDLSADVADAVPPFALAAGASLTYYATETPSPQAQAIVVRADSPIHEVAQLKGQRVAFAKGAGAHYLVLEALARAGLSIRDIEPAYLSPADARAAFERGSVAAWAIWDPFLAAVQRQSNARVLRDGEGLSSYRRFYLAATPFARTHAEVLEVVFDALRDAGDWVKRNPAEAARWHAPLIGLDAATVEAANARRSYAVRTVDAAALAEQQRIADAFAAQGILPRKVAVSASPVWRKA; from the coding sequence ATGACCCCGACCCACAATTCCCGTCGCCGCTGGCTTCTGGCCGCGGCGGGCGCGGCTGCAGCCGCTGCGCTGCCTGGGGTCAGCCTGGGGCAGGGCCTGACGACATTGCGCATCGGCTATCAGAAGTCATCCACGCTGATGATCCTGCTGAAATCGCGGCAGACGCTGGAAAAGGCGCTGGCGCAAAAAGGCGTGGCGGTGCAATGGTATGAGTTCACCTCCGGCCTGCCGCTGCTGGAAGCGCTCAACCTCGGCAACATCGACCTCAGCGCCGACGTGGCCGATGCGGTGCCGCCGTTCGCGCTGGCCGCGGGTGCGTCGCTGACGTATTACGCGACCGAGACCCCTTCGCCGCAGGCGCAGGCGATCGTGGTGCGCGCCGATTCGCCGATCCACGAGGTGGCCCAGCTCAAGGGCCAGCGCGTGGCGTTTGCCAAGGGCGCCGGCGCGCACTACCTGGTGCTCGAGGCGCTGGCGCGCGCCGGGCTGTCGATCCGCGACATCGAGCCGGCCTACCTCAGCCCGGCCGATGCGCGCGCGGCGTTCGAGCGCGGCAGCGTGGCGGCATGGGCGATCTGGGACCCGTTCCTGGCCGCGGTGCAGCGCCAGTCCAATGCGCGCGTGCTGCGCGACGGCGAAGGGCTGTCGAGCTATCGCCGCTTCTACCTGGCGGCGACGCCGTTCGCGCGCACGCATGCCGAAGTGCTGGAGGTGGTGTTCGACGCGCTGCGCGACGCGGGCGACTGGGTCAAGCGCAACCCCGCCGAGGCCGCGCGCTGGCACGCGCCGCTGATCGGCCTGGATGCCGCCACGGTGGAGGCCGCCAACGCGCGCCGCAGCTATGCCGTGCGCACCGTCGACGCGGCCGCGCTGGCCGAGCAGCAGCGCATTGCCGACGCCTTTGCCGCGCAAGGCATCCTGCCGCGCAAGGTGGCGGTGTCGGCCTCGCCGGTCTGGCGCAAGGCGTAA
- a CDS encoding glyoxalase superfamily protein, with product MNLSAGIPILRIFSVDKAMEFYLDFLGFTLDWEHRFEDGLPLYAQVRRSGLTLHLSEHHGDATPGSTVFVPVVDIEALHRELSAKDYPYAKPGVEDVGWGRMLQVADPFGNRLRFCQVQAD from the coding sequence ATGAACCTGTCGGCCGGCATTCCCATCCTCCGCATCTTCTCGGTCGACAAGGCCATGGAGTTCTACCTCGATTTCCTCGGCTTCACGCTCGACTGGGAGCATCGCTTCGAAGACGGGTTGCCGCTTTACGCGCAGGTCAGGCGCAGCGGCCTGACGCTGCACCTGAGCGAGCACCATGGCGATGCCACGCCGGGGTCGACCGTGTTCGTGCCGGTAGTGGATATCGAGGCGCTGCACCGCGAGCTGTCCGCCAAGGACTATCCGTACGCGAAGCCCGGTGTGGAGGATGTGGGCTGGGGCCGGATGCTGCAGGTGGCCGATCCGTTCGGGAACCGGCTGCGGTTCTGCCAGGTGCAGGCAGACTAG
- a CDS encoding glutathione S-transferase family protein: MKLVGMLDSPYVRRTAISLRLLGLPFTHESVSVFGEVERFRAVNPVVKAPSLVCDNGVVLMDSTLIIDYAESLAGRSLMPADTASRQAALRIVGLALTACEKVVQNFYEHSQRPAGKLHQPWLDRVDAQRESAFALLEAELAARPLPRSEAELGQPELTAAVAWTFTQFMLPGAVDPALHPALAALTAALERLPAFEALPCA; the protein is encoded by the coding sequence ATGAAACTCGTCGGCATGCTCGATTCCCCCTATGTCCGCCGCACGGCAATCTCGCTGCGCCTGCTCGGACTGCCGTTCACGCATGAATCCGTGTCCGTGTTCGGGGAAGTCGAGCGCTTCCGCGCTGTCAATCCGGTCGTCAAGGCGCCTTCGCTGGTGTGCGACAACGGCGTCGTGCTGATGGACTCCACGCTCATCATCGACTATGCCGAGTCGCTGGCCGGCCGCAGCCTGATGCCTGCCGATACCGCGTCGCGGCAGGCCGCGCTGCGCATCGTCGGGCTGGCACTGACGGCGTGCGAGAAGGTGGTGCAGAACTTCTACGAGCACAGCCAGCGTCCGGCCGGCAAGCTGCACCAGCCGTGGCTGGACCGCGTCGACGCCCAGCGCGAGAGCGCCTTTGCGTTGCTGGAGGCCGAGCTTGCCGCGCGCCCGCTGCCGCGTTCCGAAGCCGAGCTTGGCCAGCCCGAACTGACCGCCGCGGTGGCCTGGACCTTCACGCAGTTCATGCTGCCCGGGGCAGTCGATCCGGCATTGCATCCGGCGCTGGCTGCGCTGACCGCCGCGCTGGAGCGGCTGCCGGCATTCGAGGCATTGCCCTGCGCATAG
- a CDS encoding DUF3348 domain-containing protein: MLQVPRRTGLSGPTLVRLLARLADADAPAPASSLSSQLSQWLGWADAIALSSALKAQVPAMPPPASGGGGTEAQQCARVRARLADAIAEDAAPAGRRRGPARPSALPDPVDAQVDYAVHRQRYLTLQQTMETSIGSLRGGLRAALSAGTPAMAKLAMVDAVMERVLGAREQSLLGAVPNLLEAHFQRLRQAEAAALEAQAQAQGQPAAVRAGAWLGVFRKDMQSVLLAELEIRWQPVEGLLAALQDS; encoded by the coding sequence ATGTTACAAGTGCCCCGGCGCACAGGCTTGAGCGGACCCACGCTGGTCCGCCTGCTGGCCCGCCTGGCTGACGCCGACGCCCCCGCCCCTGCAAGCTCGCTTTCCAGCCAGCTGAGCCAATGGCTCGGCTGGGCGGATGCGATCGCGCTGTCGTCGGCGCTGAAGGCCCAAGTGCCGGCGATGCCGCCCCCGGCAAGTGGCGGCGGCGGCACCGAAGCGCAGCAATGCGCGCGTGTGCGCGCCCGGCTGGCCGATGCCATCGCCGAAGACGCCGCGCCGGCCGGCCGGCGCCGCGGTCCGGCGAGACCGTCGGCGCTGCCGGACCCGGTCGATGCGCAGGTCGATTACGCGGTGCATCGTCAGCGCTACCTGACGTTGCAGCAGACCATGGAGACCAGCATCGGCAGCCTGCGCGGCGGCCTGCGGGCGGCGCTGTCGGCCGGTACGCCGGCCATGGCCAAGCTGGCCATGGTCGACGCGGTGATGGAGCGCGTGCTCGGCGCCCGCGAGCAGAGCCTGCTGGGCGCGGTGCCGAACCTGCTGGAGGCGCACTTCCAGCGCCTGCGCCAGGCCGAGGCCGCGGCACTGGAGGCGCAGGCCCAGGCACAAGGACAACCCGCGGCGGTCCGCGCCGGCGCATGGCTGGGCGTGTTCCGCAAGGATATGCAGAGCGTGCTGCTCGCCGAACTCGAGATCCGCTGGCAGCCCGTCGAAGGCCTGCTGGCGGCGCTGCAAGACAGCTAA
- a CDS encoding DUF802 domain-containing protein: protein MTRYLSHIVAFLAGLAVVCWIGVGYAGTNFLALVVTLLIGGFYVGGALELLRYRQATATLAQALAGLAEAPASLGGWLERLHPSLRDSVRLRVEGERVGLPGPALTPYLVGLLVLLGMLGTFLGMVATLRGTGIALEGATDLQAIRASLAAPVKGLGFAFGTSVAGVATSAMLGLLSALCRRERIQAAQALDARIATTLRSYSRGHQRDEALRLLQRQADVMPALAEQMQAMMRAMAQQNEALAERLVASQDAFHGKTEAVYARLASSVEQSLKDSIADSARAAGAAIQPAVDATMAGLARETTALRDTVTQAVQQHLDGVSSRFERATAGVADTWNQALAGHQHTSEALAADLRTSLDGFSQTFEQRSASLLDNVASRFDAVAASTAGAWREALSQQQQAGEKLAGDNQQALAAAAATFGEHAAALVRSVDASHAGLQAQLAAQDAQRLSAWADTLGGMTATLRQQLEQLNAHTVSRHDEISATLAQSVREVSAQTQAHASSTLAEIDRLVQAAAEAPKAAIALQAELASRDEARFAAWTDTLGGITATLRQEWQQLNAHTVARQDQISATLAQNVQEISAQTQAHASRTLAEIDRLVQAASEAPKAAVALQAELAERDAARFAGWTETLHGIAATLRQQWEQSSTHAAARQQEVCEALAQTARAISTETQAHTSTTLAEIDRLVQAAAEAPKAATALQAELVAQDAQRLAAWTESLGTMAAALRGEWEQASAHATARQQQICETLAVTARDMAAQAQAQATGTVAEVSRLLQAASEAPRAAAEVLAQLREKLTEGMARDHAMLEERSRMMETLGTLLDAVNHASTEQRTAVDTLVATTADLLERIGTRFTDKVEAETGKLADIAAQVTGSAVEVASLGEAFGVAVQLFSESNGKLIDHLQRIEAALDKSMTRSDEQLAYYVAQAREVVDLSMLSQKQILEDLQLRAARQAPSAEAA, encoded by the coding sequence ATGACCCGATACCTATCCCATATTGTTGCGTTCCTGGCGGGCCTGGCGGTCGTCTGCTGGATTGGCGTGGGCTATGCCGGCACCAATTTCCTGGCGCTGGTCGTCACCCTGCTGATCGGCGGCTTCTACGTGGGCGGCGCGCTGGAACTGCTGCGCTACCGCCAGGCCACCGCCACGCTGGCGCAGGCGCTGGCCGGACTGGCCGAGGCGCCGGCCAGCCTTGGCGGCTGGCTGGAACGCCTGCACCCCAGCCTGCGCGACAGCGTGCGGCTGCGCGTCGAAGGCGAACGCGTCGGCCTGCCCGGCCCCGCGCTGACGCCGTACCTGGTCGGGCTGCTGGTGCTGCTGGGCATGCTCGGCACGTTCCTCGGCATGGTGGCCACCTTGCGCGGCACCGGCATCGCGCTGGAAGGCGCCACCGACCTGCAGGCGATCCGCGCTTCGCTGGCGGCGCCGGTCAAGGGGCTGGGCTTTGCCTTCGGCACCTCGGTCGCGGGCGTGGCCACCTCGGCCATGCTGGGCCTGCTGTCCGCGCTGTGCCGGCGCGAGCGCATCCAGGCCGCGCAGGCGCTCGATGCCCGCATCGCCACCACGCTGCGCAGCTATTCGCGCGGCCATCAGCGCGACGAAGCCTTGCGGCTGCTGCAGCGCCAGGCCGACGTGATGCCGGCGCTGGCCGAGCAGATGCAGGCCATGATGCGCGCCATGGCGCAACAGAACGAAGCCCTGGCAGAGCGGCTGGTGGCCAGCCAGGACGCCTTCCACGGCAAGACCGAGGCGGTCTATGCGCGCCTGGCGTCATCGGTGGAGCAATCGCTGAAGGACAGCATCGCCGACAGCGCCCGCGCCGCCGGTGCCGCGATCCAGCCCGCGGTGGACGCGACCATGGCCGGTCTGGCGCGCGAGACCACGGCGCTGCGCGACACCGTCACGCAGGCGGTGCAACAGCATCTGGACGGTGTTTCGAGCCGGTTCGAGCGCGCCACCGCCGGTGTCGCCGATACCTGGAACCAGGCCCTGGCCGGCCATCAGCACACCAGCGAGGCGCTGGCGGCGGACCTGCGCACATCGCTCGATGGCTTCAGCCAGACCTTCGAACAACGTTCGGCCAGCTTGCTGGACAACGTTGCCAGCCGCTTCGATGCGGTGGCGGCCAGCACCGCCGGGGCCTGGCGCGAGGCGCTGTCGCAACAGCAGCAGGCCGGCGAAAAGCTGGCCGGCGACAACCAGCAGGCGCTGGCGGCCGCCGCGGCAACGTTTGGCGAGCACGCCGCGGCGCTGGTGCGCAGCGTCGATGCCTCGCATGCCGGCCTGCAGGCCCAGCTGGCCGCGCAGGACGCGCAGCGCCTGTCGGCCTGGGCCGACACGCTCGGCGGCATGACGGCCACCCTGCGCCAGCAGCTGGAACAGCTGAACGCGCACACCGTCAGCCGCCATGACGAAATCAGCGCCACGCTGGCGCAGAGCGTGCGCGAGGTCTCGGCGCAGACGCAGGCGCATGCCAGCAGCACGCTGGCCGAGATCGACCGCCTGGTGCAGGCAGCCGCCGAAGCGCCGAAGGCCGCTATCGCGCTGCAGGCCGAACTGGCGTCGCGCGATGAAGCGCGCTTTGCCGCGTGGACCGATACGCTCGGCGGCATCACCGCAACGCTGCGCCAGGAATGGCAGCAACTGAACGCGCACACGGTCGCGCGCCAGGATCAAATCAGCGCGACGCTTGCGCAGAACGTGCAAGAGATCTCCGCGCAGACGCAGGCACATGCCAGCCGCACCCTCGCCGAAATCGACCGCCTGGTGCAGGCCGCCTCGGAAGCGCCGAAGGCCGCGGTCGCGCTGCAGGCGGAACTGGCCGAGCGCGATGCGGCGCGCTTCGCCGGCTGGACCGAGACCCTCCACGGCATCGCCGCCACGCTGCGCCAGCAATGGGAGCAGTCCAGCACGCACGCCGCCGCGCGCCAGCAGGAAGTCTGCGAGGCGCTGGCGCAGACCGCGCGCGCGATCTCGACCGAGACCCAGGCGCACACCAGCACCACCCTGGCCGAGATCGATCGCCTGGTGCAGGCCGCGGCCGAGGCACCCAAGGCCGCCACCGCGCTGCAGGCGGAACTGGTGGCGCAGGACGCGCAGCGCCTGGCCGCCTGGACCGAATCGCTGGGCACCATGGCGGCCGCGCTGCGCGGCGAATGGGAGCAGGCCAGCGCGCACGCCACCGCGCGCCAGCAGCAGATCTGCGAAACGCTGGCCGTCACCGCGCGCGACATGGCGGCGCAGGCCCAGGCCCAGGCCACCGGCACCGTCGCCGAGGTCTCGCGCCTGCTGCAGGCCGCGAGCGAAGCGCCCCGCGCCGCCGCCGAGGTCCTTGCGCAGCTGCGCGAGAAGCTGACCGAGGGCATGGCGCGCGACCACGCCATGCTGGAAGAACGCAGCCGCATGATGGAAACCCTGGGCACGCTGCTTGACGCCGTCAACCACGCCTCCACCGAACAGCGCACCGCGGTGGACACGCTGGTGGCCACCACCGCCGACCTGCTCGAGCGCATCGGCACGCGCTTCACCGACAAGGTGGAGGCCGAGACCGGCAAGCTTGCCGACATCGCTGCCCAGGTCACCGGCAGCGCGGTCGAGGTGGCCAGCCTGGGCGAAGCCTTCGGCGTGGCGGTGCAGCTGTTCAGCGAATCGAACGGCAAGCTGATCGACCACCTGCAGCGCATCGAGGCCGCGCTGGACAAGTCGATGACGCGCAGCGACGAGCAACTGGCCTACTACGTGGCGCAGGCGCGCGAGGTGGTGGACCTGAGCATGCTGTCGCAGAAGCAGATCCTGGAAGACCTGCAGCTGCGCGCGGCCCGGCAGGCGCCCAGCGCAGAGGCGGCATGA
- a CDS encoding OmpA family protein, with product MREELDAGVEPTVPAWAVFGDLMSVLLGAFVLVLLGVIGVQMELSARLEAEVKQRQEEAQRRQTLEKALAGPLAAGRVTLVNGRIGISGSVLFALNSAELQPEGRDLLKSLAQPLSAYLRSRDEILMVSGFTDDQQVREGNRRFADNWELSAQRALTVTRTLIDAGIPPSSVFSAAFGSQQPVTPNADAAGRAKNRRVEISPVPRVTTGTVKAHG from the coding sequence ATGAGAGAAGAACTCGACGCCGGCGTTGAGCCCACCGTGCCGGCCTGGGCGGTCTTCGGCGACCTGATGTCGGTGCTGCTGGGCGCGTTCGTGCTGGTGCTGCTGGGGGTCATCGGCGTGCAGATGGAGCTGTCGGCGCGGCTCGAAGCCGAGGTGAAGCAGCGGCAGGAAGAAGCCCAGCGCCGCCAGACGCTGGAAAAGGCGCTGGCCGGGCCGCTCGCGGCCGGCCGCGTGACGCTGGTGAACGGGCGCATCGGCATCAGCGGCAGCGTGCTGTTCGCGCTGAATTCCGCCGAATTGCAGCCCGAAGGCCGCGACCTGCTCAAGAGCCTGGCCCAGCCACTGTCGGCCTACCTGCGCAGCCGCGACGAGATCCTGATGGTCAGCGGCTTTACCGACGACCAGCAGGTGCGCGAGGGCAACCGGCGCTTTGCCGACAACTGGGAACTGTCGGCGCAGCGCGCCCTGACCGTGACCCGTACGCTGATCGATGCGGGCATCCCCCCCTCGTCGGTGTTCTCGGCCGCGTTCGGCTCGCAGCAGCCGGTCACGCCGAATGCCGATGCGGCGGGCCGTGCGAAAAACCGGCGCGTGGAAATCTCGCCGGTGCCGCGCGTGACCACCGGCACGGTGAAGGCGCATGGCTGA
- a CDS encoding DUF2894 domain-containing protein, producing the protein MAELDAAAGARARLDGWQASGADRADPVRFRLMQALAARAAAHDGAARQLLEARLQELIAAYADIVQRNADNAGETTCQPAPMPAVSALGALVHDLAARARPAIAAASNDARALSPAPAQAVGTPLVDTLADYFRETWARVSVEQQFRQSLERVPENAGPLNTDHLVHRSLSLMRETSPEYLRHFLSYVEGMAWLEQLSEAAAAQKEAARAAARKNTRAKARK; encoded by the coding sequence ATGGCTGAGCTCGACGCGGCGGCCGGTGCCCGCGCGCGGCTCGACGGCTGGCAGGCCAGCGGCGCCGACCGCGCCGACCCCGTGCGCTTCCGGCTGATGCAGGCACTGGCCGCCCGTGCGGCAGCACATGACGGCGCGGCGCGGCAGTTGCTGGAGGCGCGCCTGCAAGAGCTGATCGCCGCCTATGCCGACATCGTGCAGCGCAACGCCGATAACGCTGGCGAGACCACTTGCCAGCCGGCGCCAATGCCGGCCGTGAGCGCGCTGGGCGCACTGGTCCACGATCTCGCCGCGCGTGCCAGACCCGCCATCGCGGCGGCTTCGAACGATGCCCGCGCGCTGTCGCCGGCGCCGGCGCAAGCGGTCGGCACGCCGCTGGTCGACACCCTCGCCGACTACTTCCGCGAAACCTGGGCCAGGGTCAGCGTCGAGCAGCAGTTCCGCCAGTCGCTGGAACGCGTGCCGGAGAACGCAGGGCCGCTCAATACCGACCATCTCGTGCATCGCTCGCTGTCGCTGATGCGCGAAACCTCGCCCGAATACCTGCGGCATTTCCTGTCGTATGTCGAGGGCATGGCGTGGCTGGAGCAGTTGAGCGAGGCCGCAGCGGCGCAAAAGGAAGCGGCCCGCGCCGCCGCCAGGAAAAATACGCGCGCCAAGGCCCGCAAGTAG
- a CDS encoding zinc-dependent alcohol dehydrogenase family protein, giving the protein MTSSMQRWQLSAFGRNHLHRVDAPIPTPGHGEVLVRVHAVALNYRDLLILHDGMGMPVQPPLVPGSDMRGEVVAIGDGVAGFAVGDAVISTFFTGWLDGVQPRHSKPLGVPGPGMLSEYVVLAEDALVAAPRTLDAAHASTLTCAGLTAWQALAEATVTRPGDTVVVIGTGGVALFAVQIARAQGARVIVVSGSDDKLARAQALGAAHGIHRGRTPDWPAAVRELTGGHGADHVLELAGGDNFGRSLAALAQGGRISVIGNLQGDELRANVYPVLHGRVTVQGIGVSHRRALQDLVRAVDWLQLRPVVERAYGFGELPAALDHLERGAFGKVVVRLD; this is encoded by the coding sequence ATGACTTCCTCCATGCAACGCTGGCAACTTTCGGCATTCGGCCGCAACCACCTGCATCGCGTCGATGCGCCGATACCCACGCCGGGACATGGCGAGGTGCTGGTGCGGGTGCATGCGGTGGCCCTGAACTACCGCGACCTGCTGATCCTCCACGACGGCATGGGGATGCCGGTGCAGCCGCCGCTGGTGCCGGGGTCGGACATGCGCGGCGAAGTCGTGGCCATTGGCGATGGGGTTGCCGGCTTTGCCGTGGGCGACGCGGTGATCAGTACCTTCTTCACCGGCTGGCTCGATGGCGTGCAGCCGCGCCACAGCAAGCCGCTGGGCGTGCCGGGCCCCGGCATGCTGTCCGAATACGTGGTGCTGGCCGAGGATGCGCTGGTGGCGGCGCCGCGCACGCTCGATGCCGCGCACGCCAGCACGCTGACCTGCGCCGGCCTGACGGCATGGCAGGCGCTGGCCGAGGCCACGGTGACGCGGCCCGGCGATACCGTGGTGGTGATCGGCACTGGCGGCGTCGCCTTGTTCGCGGTGCAGATCGCCCGCGCCCAGGGCGCGCGCGTGATCGTGGTGTCGGGCAGCGACGACAAGCTGGCGCGCGCGCAGGCGCTGGGCGCGGCGCACGGCATCCATCGCGGCCGCACGCCCGACTGGCCCGCCGCGGTGCGCGAGCTGACCGGCGGCCATGGCGCCGACCATGTGCTGGAACTGGCCGGCGGCGACAACTTCGGCCGCTCGCTGGCCGCGCTGGCGCAGGGCGGCCGGATCTCGGTGATCGGCAACCTGCAGGGCGACGAGCTGCGTGCCAACGTCTATCCGGTGCTGCATGGCCGCGTGACCGTGCAGGGGATTGGCGTGTCGCACCGGCGCGCATTGCAGGACCTCGTGCGCGCGGTCGACTGGCTGCAGTTGCGCCCCGTGGTCGAGCGCGCGTATGGCTTCGGCGAGCTGCCGGCGGCGCTCGATCATCTCGAGCGCGGCGCCTTCGGCAAGGTGGTGGTGCGGCTGGACTGA
- a CDS encoding LysR family transcriptional regulator → MEPITHDRLAGITAFVAAAEAGSFAQAAARLGLTRSAIGKAIARLEARVGARLFVRTTRSLALTDDGQAFYERCAQALEELDAAQHMLEAGRGAVAGRVRVSAPVVFGRHHVAPLLLELAEQHPQLRLEGNFTDRLVDFADDGIDLAIRSGRLPDSDTLVARPLGTQAMVLCAAPDYLRRHGTPASTAGLLSHQCLVYLRGSQPVSWSLADTDGNPVRPELSHRLAFDDIDTLAMAAIRGAGVASLPLWLVREPLQQGTLARVLPQASVSRTPLHLVWPRTRFLPHKLRVTIDLLMAALPAVLAPD, encoded by the coding sequence ATGGAACCAATCACCCATGACCGGCTGGCCGGCATCACGGCCTTCGTGGCCGCGGCGGAAGCCGGCAGTTTTGCCCAGGCGGCGGCACGCCTGGGCCTGACGCGCTCCGCCATCGGCAAGGCCATTGCGCGGCTGGAGGCACGCGTCGGTGCACGGCTGTTCGTGCGCACCACGCGCAGCCTGGCGCTGACCGATGACGGCCAGGCGTTCTACGAGCGCTGCGCCCAGGCGCTGGAGGAACTGGATGCTGCGCAACACATGCTGGAGGCCGGGCGCGGCGCCGTCGCGGGCCGTGTGCGCGTGAGCGCGCCGGTGGTGTTCGGCCGCCATCATGTGGCGCCGCTGCTGCTGGAACTGGCGGAGCAACATCCGCAACTGCGGCTGGAAGGCAATTTCACCGACCGGCTGGTGGACTTTGCCGACGACGGCATCGACCTGGCGATCCGCAGCGGCCGCCTGCCGGACAGCGACACGCTGGTGGCACGGCCGCTCGGCACGCAGGCCATGGTGCTGTGCGCGGCGCCCGACTACCTGCGCCGCCATGGCACGCCGGCCTCCACTGCCGGACTGCTGTCGCACCAGTGCCTGGTCTACCTGCGCGGCAGCCAGCCCGTATCCTGGTCGCTGGCCGACACCGACGGCAATCCGGTGCGGCCGGAGCTGTCACACCGGCTCGCCTTCGACGACATCGATACCCTGGCCATGGCCGCGATCCGCGGCGCCGGCGTGGCCAGCCTGCCGCTGTGGCTGGTGCGCGAGCCGCTGCAGCAGGGCACGCTGGCGCGCGTGCTGCCGCAGGCCTCGGTCAGCCGCACCCCGTTGCACCTGGTATGGCCGCGCACCCGCTTTCTGCCGCACAAGCTGCGGGTGACGATCGACCTGCTGATGGCGGCGCTGCCGGCGGTGCTGGCGCCGGATTGA
- a CDS encoding amidohydrolase family protein produces MMSRRALPLVDTHFHVFDTGVATASARYRPAYAAGLDDWQAAIGKLGGQGDLYGVVVQTSFLGTDNTALLAALQALPARLRGVAVIDPTITDAQLAAFQAAGVRGIRLNLYGDPDWQRIATAPWRALFHRIAALGWHVELHTGNGQGAMVLAQLDAALGDAGAPVVLDHFGRPGTAGIADAVFDAAMAVRARRQLWVKISAPYRLASPHDWPRLAQRWRDIVGDERLLWGSDWPWTNHEGPQRLDECRTLAAWQGQRGDGAALSAALRWRNAAALYGFAVAA; encoded by the coding sequence ATGATGAGCAGGCGCGCTTTGCCGCTGGTGGATACCCATTTCCACGTCTTCGATACCGGCGTGGCTACGGCTTCGGCGCGCTACCGGCCGGCCTATGCCGCCGGGCTGGATGACTGGCAGGCGGCCATCGGCAAGCTCGGCGGCCAGGGCGACCTGTATGGGGTGGTGGTGCAGACCAGCTTTCTCGGCACCGACAACACCGCGCTGCTGGCCGCGCTGCAGGCGCTGCCCGCGCGCCTGCGCGGCGTGGCGGTGATCGACCCGACGATCACGGACGCGCAACTGGCGGCGTTCCAGGCCGCTGGCGTGCGCGGCATCCGCCTGAACCTGTACGGCGATCCGGATTGGCAACGCATTGCCACTGCGCCGTGGCGCGCGCTGTTCCACAGGATCGCCGCGCTGGGCTGGCACGTCGAGCTCCATACCGGCAACGGGCAGGGCGCCATGGTGCTGGCCCAGCTGGATGCGGCGCTGGGCGATGCGGGCGCCCCAGTGGTGCTTGACCACTTCGGCCGGCCCGGCACAGCAGGGATCGCGGATGCGGTCTTCGATGCCGCCATGGCAGTGCGCGCGCGCCGCCAGCTGTGGGTGAAGATCAGCGCGCCCTACCGGCTGGCATCGCCGCACGACTGGCCCCGGCTTGCTCAGCGCTGGCGCGACATCGTCGGCGATGAGCGCCTGCTGTGGGGCAGCGACTGGCCGTGGACCAATCACGAGGGGCCGCAGCGGCTGGACGAGTGCCGCACGCTTGCCGCGTGGCAAGGGCAGCGCGGTGACGGCGCGGCGTTGTCCGCGGCGCTGCGCTGGCGCAACGCCGCGGCGCTTTACGGGTTTGCCGTGGCGGCGTAG
- a CDS encoding GntR family transcriptional regulator — MPDNAPLQTTTATAGLSRYGQIAAALRDRIVSGAWTPGSAIPAEGALATEFGIALGTIRQAIAVLVQQGLLERVQGKGTFVRKGLSGASLMRFFRFGGADGAPVVPRSEILSCRAVRLDKAMAARFGLASGARGLAISRRRWLEQTPRLLESIWLPLPRCEALQQLPPAQWGDLLYPLLGSACGVTVHRAVDEVTFRTLAADEAALLTLPDAHPCAVVTRHAFDLAGHCIEYRLTRGDAFAFRYTADVR, encoded by the coding sequence ATGCCAGACAACGCACCGCTCCAGACCACCACCGCCACCGCGGGGCTGAGCCGTTACGGCCAGATCGCGGCGGCACTGCGGGACAGGATCGTTTCCGGCGCCTGGACGCCGGGCAGTGCCATTCCGGCCGAAGGGGCGCTGGCCACGGAGTTCGGCATCGCGCTGGGCACCATCCGCCAGGCCATCGCCGTGCTGGTCCAGCAAGGCCTGCTCGAGCGCGTGCAGGGCAAGGGGACCTTCGTGCGCAAGGGGCTGAGCGGCGCCAGCCTGATGCGCTTCTTTCGCTTCGGCGGCGCCGACGGCGCGCCCGTGGTGCCGCGCTCCGAAATCCTGTCGTGCCGCGCCGTCCGGCTGGACAAGGCCATGGCGGCGCGGTTCGGGCTGGCGAGCGGCGCGCGCGGGCTGGCGATCTCGCGCCGCCGCTGGCTGGAGCAGACGCCGCGCCTGCTGGAATCGATCTGGCTGCCGCTGCCGCGCTGCGAAGCCCTGCAGCAGCTGCCGCCGGCGCAGTGGGGCGACCTGCTCTACCCGCTGCTGGGCAGCGCCTGCGGCGTCACGGTCCATCGCGCCGTGGACGAGGTGACCTTCCGCACGCTGGCGGCGGACGAGGCCGCGTTGCTGACACTGCCCGATGCGCATCCCTGCGCGGTCGTCACGCGCCACGCCTTTGACCTGGCCGGCCACTGCATCGAATACCGGCTGACGCGCGGCGACGCCTTTGCCTTCCGCTATACCGCCGACGTCCGCTGA